The Nostoc sp. 'Lobaria pulmonaria (5183) cyanobiont' genome window below encodes:
- a CDS encoding SDR family NAD(P)-dependent oxidoreductase: MAGGNISAATISPDATIFDMPRVAFEEVVSLNLVGTLLPCQVFGQAMVEISQPHGCIVNISSMSAIRAISRVVGYSAAKAGIDNFTRWLAVELAQKYGDGMRVNAIAPGFFIGEQNRDLLLNSDGSLTERGQKIIDHTPARRFGKPWLLTQVR; this comes from the coding sequence ATGGCTGGCGGTAATATTTCGGCTGCCACAATTTCTCCTGATGCAACTATTTTTGATATGCCTCGCGTTGCTTTTGAGGAAGTGGTTAGCCTCAACTTAGTTGGTACTCTCCTACCTTGTCAGGTTTTTGGTCAAGCAATGGTGGAAATAAGTCAGCCTCACGGTTGCATTGTGAATATTTCTTCCATGTCTGCCATTCGAGCGATTAGCCGTGTGGTTGGCTACTCAGCCGCGAAAGCGGGGATAGATAACTTTACTCGCTGGCTAGCTGTAGAACTCGCCCAAAAGTATGGTGATGGAATGCGAGTAAATGCGATCGCACCAGGTTTTTTTATTGGGGAACAAAATCGAGATTTACTCTTAAATTCTGATGGTAGTTTGACCGAACGCGGGCAAAAAATTATTGACCATACGCCCGCCAGACGTTTCGGAAAACCGTGGTTGCTGACGCAGGTGAGGTAA
- a CDS encoding LacI family DNA-binding transcriptional regulator — MNKRRISIEDIARRAGVSHSTVSRALRDNALISPKVREEIKRLAQEMSYVPNAIAQSLQNKRTNTIGVVVTSISDPFFAEVVEGIEKIAKPAGLSVLLSASHRDFEQEMAAIDTFHRRRVDGILIADSRIGRQHTKQLTQIAVPTVLINSQTEDQSEIFHSVAIDDRLGAKLATEHLISLGHTAIGYLGVGDRSRSNQQRLEGYQMALAEAGIAPNTDWVSISDEYDTRTSDVSTGQNMLSKLLTAEVTGIFCYNDMVAVGALLACQELGILVPRNLSLVGFDGIALGCYVTPPLTTVSQPMLEIGGIAMQMLLDLLEEKTVENRVLSPFLVQRGSSAALLTI, encoded by the coding sequence ATGAATAAACGAAGAATTTCAATTGAAGATATTGCCCGCAGAGCAGGCGTTTCTCATTCTACAGTTTCACGCGCTTTGCGAGATAACGCTCTCATTAGCCCAAAAGTCAGAGAAGAAATTAAGCGACTGGCGCAGGAGATGAGCTATGTGCCGAATGCGATTGCTCAAAGCTTGCAAAATAAACGTACTAATACTATTGGTGTAGTAGTAACTTCAATTTCTGATCCCTTTTTTGCAGAGGTGGTAGAGGGAATCGAGAAGATAGCCAAACCAGCAGGTTTGAGTGTTTTGTTGAGTGCTTCACACCGAGATTTTGAGCAGGAAATGGCAGCTATTGATACCTTTCATCGCCGTAGAGTGGACGGGATCTTAATAGCCGACTCACGAATTGGTAGACAGCATACTAAACAACTCACGCAAATTGCTGTGCCAACAGTTCTGATTAATAGCCAGACTGAAGATCAATCCGAAATATTTCACTCAGTAGCAATAGACGATCGCTTAGGTGCTAAATTAGCCACAGAGCATCTAATTAGTTTGGGACACACCGCTATTGGTTATCTAGGTGTAGGCGATCGCAGCAGGTCGAACCAGCAGCGCCTAGAAGGATATCAAATGGCCCTTGCTGAGGCTGGTATAGCACCAAATACTGATTGGGTTTCAATTAGTGACGAATATGATACCAGAACCAGCGATGTTAGCACTGGGCAAAATATGCTATCTAAACTCTTGACTGCGGAAGTTACAGGCATCTTTTGTTACAACGATATGGTGGCGGTTGGCGCTTTGTTAGCTTGTCAAGAATTAGGTATTTTAGTACCGCGAAATTTAAGTCTCGTCGGATTTGATGGTATTGCTCTGGGTTGTTACGTGACGCCGCCACTAACTACAGTTAGCCAGCCAATGTTAGAAATTGGTGGCATAGCCATGCAAATGTTACTCGATTTATTAGAAGAAAAAACTGTGGAAAACCGCGTTTTATCTCCTTTTTTAGTACAGCGTGGTAGTAGTGCAGCACTATTAACAATTTAA
- a CDS encoding glucose 1-dehydrogenase: protein MTGKLTGKIALVTGGNSGIGLATAQRFVEEGAYVFITGRRQNELDAAVKKIGENVIAVQSDVSNLADIDRLYTTIKQEKGHLDILFANAGSGELAPLGSITEEHFDKTFNTNVKGLLFTVQKALPLMSEGSSIILNASITSIKGTPAFSVYSATKAAVRSFARNWTLDLKERKIRVNAISPGVVPTPGYNLMGLSEEQVQGFVANQVETIPLGRVGTTDEIAKAVVFLASDDSSFVNGIELFVDGGMAQV, encoded by the coding sequence ATGACAGGTAAACTTACAGGTAAAATCGCACTGGTGACAGGTGGTAACAGTGGGATCGGACTCGCGACAGCCCAGCGGTTTGTAGAAGAGGGGGCTTACGTCTTTATCACTGGTCGTCGTCAAAACGAACTTGATGCTGCGGTAAAGAAAATTGGAGAAAATGTCATTGCTGTTCAGAGTGATGTGTCAAATCTCGCAGATATTGATCGCCTTTACACTACGATTAAGCAGGAGAAAGGACACCTCGATATCCTCTTCGCTAACGCTGGAAGCGGCGAACTTGCTCCACTTGGCTCGATTACCGAAGAGCATTTCGATAAGACCTTTAATACCAATGTCAAGGGTTTACTTTTCACCGTACAGAAAGCACTGCCATTGATGTCAGAGGGTTCATCGATCATCCTTAATGCTTCGATCACTTCGATTAAGGGTACTCCAGCGTTCAGCGTTTACAGCGCGACCAAAGCCGCTGTGCGATCGTTTGCCCGAAACTGGACACTCGACCTTAAAGAGCGCAAGATTCGCGTCAATGCCATCAGCCCCGGTGTAGTTCCTACTCCTGGCTACAATCTCATGGGATTGAGTGAGGAACAGGTGCAAGGATTTGTGGCAAACCAGGTTGAAACTATCCCCCTTGGGCGGGTGGGTACAACGGACGAAATCGCTAAGGCGGTTGTTTTCCTTGCCTCGGATGACAGCAGCTTTGTGAACGGCATCGAACTGTTTGTCGATGGTGGTATGGCACAAGTTTGA
- a CDS encoding alpha/beta fold hydrolase: MDTNDLFVEISRAIDKRSWYLVSANDRMISPELERFMAKRIGATVISLPSSHVSMVSHPTEVANLIIEAAKAEEPQAKVH, translated from the coding sequence ATGGATACCAATGATCTCTTTGTTGAAATTTCACGGGCGATAGACAAGCGATCGTGGTATCTGGTATCTGCCAACGATCGCATGATTTCACCAGAACTAGAGCGTTTTATGGCAAAGCGGATCGGGGCAACCGTTATTTCATTACCATCAAGCCATGTCTCAATGGTTTCCCATCCAACTGAAGTCGCAAATCTGATTATTGAAGCTGCAAAGGCAGAGGAGCCTCAAGCTAAAGTTCATTAA
- a CDS encoding alpha/beta fold hydrolase, which produces MTTFRTVSIDGLDIFYREAGSRSNPTILLLHGFPTSSHMFRNGRSIFANISHQL; this is translated from the coding sequence ATGACCACATTTCGCACGGTTTCGATTGATGGTTTGGATATCTTTTATCGAGAAGCTGGCTCCCGCAGTAATCCAACAATTCTGCTATTGCACGGCTTCCCGACCTCATCTCACATGTTTCGCAATGGCAGGAGTATTTTCGCAAATATCAGCCACCAACTCTGA
- a CDS encoding alpha/beta hydrolase has product MISQANSQAVKVLEVADDPRLSREVKAFLKLLNSSDGSPLETLPPLEARQVLVDAQASVKVDLSGIDESEKTITADGYPITLNIVRPEGVKGTLPVFIFIHGGGWVLGDYPTHKRMVRDLVVLSGFAAVFVNYTRTPDAQYPQAVNEIYAATKWVAEHGEEINVDGKNLAVVGNSVGGNMTAVTTLMAKAKGGPQIKLQILMWPIVDANFETDSYQQFGEKRFLTTSLMKWMYDLYTTDLEKRKEIYASPLQATVEQLKGLPPALVQVAESDVLREEGEAYGRKLDEAGVKVTTVRYNGMIHDFGLLNGLAETPATRSLFVQAAAELKKYLQ; this is encoded by the coding sequence ATGATTAGTCAAGCAAACTCACAAGCGGTGAAAGTTTTGGAAGTCGCAGACGATCCGCGTCTTTCTAGGGAAGTGAAGGCATTTTTGAAATTACTGAATTCAAGTGATGGTTCGCCTTTAGAGACATTACCTCCACTCGAAGCGCGTCAAGTGCTAGTAGATGCACAGGCTTCCGTTAAAGTGGATCTTTCAGGCATTGATGAGTCTGAGAAGACGATTACCGCTGATGGTTATCCGATCACGCTAAACATCGTGCGACCTGAAGGTGTCAAAGGTACATTGCCTGTTTTCATCTTTATTCATGGTGGCGGTTGGGTGTTAGGCGATTATCCAACTCACAAACGCATGGTTCGCGATCTCGTCGTGCTTTCAGGTTTTGCGGCTGTCTTTGTCAACTACACTCGAACTCCAGATGCTCAGTATCCGCAGGCTGTCAATGAGATATATGCCGCTACCAAATGGGTAGCCGAGCATGGTGAGGAGATTAATGTTGATGGCAAAAATCTGGCAGTAGTCGGAAACAGTGTTGGCGGTAACATGACGGCTGTAACCACTTTGATGGCGAAAGCGAAAGGGGGTCCGCAGATTAAGTTGCAAATACTGATGTGGCCGATCGTAGATGCTAATTTTGAAACGGATTCTTATCAACAATTTGGCGAGAAACGTTTCTTGACCACATCTCTGATGAAGTGGATGTATGACCTCTATACGACAGACCTGGAAAAACGCAAAGAAATTTATGCCTCTCCGCTACAGGCTACTGTTGAGCAATTGAAAGGATTGCCTCCGGCGTTAGTTCAGGTTGCAGAAAGCGATGTCTTGCGTGAAGAAGGCGAAGCATATGGACGCAAGCTAGATGAAGCAGGGGTAAAAGTGACAACTGTGCGTTACAACGGTATGATTCATGACTTCGGACTGCTGAATGGTTTAGCCGAGACTCCGGCAACCCGTTCTCTTTTTGTCCAGGCAGCCGCTGAACTGAAGAAATATCTGCAATAG